gttcctgggattgagccctgtatagggcttcttgctcagcagggagcctgcttttccctctgcctgctgctccccctgattgttttctctttctctctttgacaaataaacaaagtcttttaaaaaaatgtctttcaatgatattttgtagttttccacACAGATGTCCCATATTTGTGTTacatttattcccaagtattttattctttttaacattaTTGTAAATGtagtatttcctttatttaatttttggattgtttattgCTTGTGTGGAGAAACAGAATTtgattttgtgtattgattttgtattttgtaaccTTGCTAAAGTCTTTCCTTTGGTCTAATAGTTTCTTTGTGGATTCCTTTGAGTCTTCTACATGTAAGGTCATGTCAACTGTAAATAGAAATAGATTTACTTTTCCTTACTAATCtggaatgtcttttatttctttttttggcaaTTACTCTGAATAACACTTCCACTACAAtattgaatagcaatggtgatagcAGAAATCCTTGTCTGCTTTGCCACATCTATAATTAAGAGCCCTATTTATTAAATTGTGCAAAGAAAGCAAAGTTCAAATCTGTGTTGCTTTGCTATTTGAAGTGGAACATGAATATACCTTGTTTCAATTCTTCCACtttaaaatggcataaaatatttattacctttCTATTTTGGTATTGGGAAGATGAATTAGAATGTGATGGTccccttaaaaattaaatattatgtaaacTCATAGAACAAATTTATGGACCATGATTAGGACAGTTCTTAACGAGGGGATGAAACCTTTCACCACAaccatttttccttcttaaaggTCCGAATTATTGGggtgctgagtggctcagtttgttaagcaactgactcttgatctcagctcaggtcttgatctcagggttgtgagttcaagccccacatttggctccatcatgggcatggagccaacttaaaaaaaaataaaaaaaataaaaaacctcaaagatccaaattattaattaatcatgctttttaaaaaaaatcattattttaagatttatttattttgagagaaagatggagagcgTGTATatggggcgggaggaggggcacagggagagagagaatcttaagcagactccctgctcagggcagagctcaacatggggctcaatccactatcctgagatcacaaccccagctgaaatcaagagttggtcacccaaccgaccaagccacccaggcactctgaatCATGATCTTTATTCTTGACTAAGGCAGGCTTGGATCCGGGCGACTTTCTGGAAGACACACAATGTTTTCCTGTCCTGCGGACCATGAATAACTTGAATAACCACAAATAACCCACATCTGTTGGTTAGTCTTTTTGTTTATGAATCCTGCTTTTTTGCTCCTTTTTACATATTGtcttgataaataaatgaatatcccAATTAATGTAAAAGTGGCTTATAAAAGAATTTCTCCTTTGGGCCAATAATTCCTTCCCTCTGAACAATGAGGAAAAGAGGATCAGAGAACTCCCTTTCCCCTGGCCGTTGTGCCTGGGTATGGCTGGACGGTCCTGAGTCCTCTGCCTGCGAGACCTCCCGCAGGGAGCAGAAAGACTGTGTCTTGGGCCAGGTCCCTCTGAGTTCCTCTGCTGAACAGAGCTACCTTGTGGTTTTACTTGCAGGTAGCactgatataaaataaaacactgcatTCTCTTcctagaaagacaaatatttcagTCCATACAGctactataataaaataccacagactggatagggatggtttataaacaacagaaacttatttctcacgGTTCTAGAGGATGGAAAGCCCAAAATCAGAGTACTAAGAAGCTCAGCGTGAGGTGGGGACCAGGGTTCCTGGTTCATAGATagctcttttttctctgtcttctcatggCTGAGAGGGGGAGGGACCCATCTGGAACATCTTTTAGAAAAGCAggagtcctggggcgcctgggtggctcagtgggttaaagcctctgccttcggctcaggtcatgatcccagtgttctgggatcaagcccagtgttgggctctctgctcagcggggagcctgctttcttccccctcccccacctgcctctctgcctacttgtgatctctgtctgtcaaataaataaaatcctaaaaaaaaaaaaaaaaaaggaaagaaaagcatgagtcctgggacacctgggtggctcagtctgttaggcatttgtctctggctcagatcatgatatcagggtcctgggattgagtcctgcattgggctccttgctcagcagggagactgcgtCTCCCTCTACATGCcacaacccctgcttgtgctactctctcttaataaataaaatcttgggggaaaaaaaaaaagcatgagtcCCATTCATGAGGATTCACCCTCATGACTTAGTAACTTCTCAAAagtcccacctcctaataccagcACAATGGGGATCATATTTTAACATACAAgttttggggagtggggaggagggagacaccAAACATTCAGTATGGCAAAGAGGCATCCTCAAGTTTGACAGCCACTAAAATCTCTATTATTTGTAGCAACTACCTATTATAGAGGTCCCGGGGTAAGCACTTTCCCTGGTTTATCTCCTTTAGTCCTCACACCGTCCTATCAGTGGGTGCTATCTTTAACCCCAATTTCAACCTGGACAAGCTAAGGTTTAGGGATTATAGAGGCATCGGGGCTCCCCCTACCCAAGGttctccccctcctgccccatttTCTGTTCGTCCCACCCTTTTCCTTGGTGGAAGTTTTTGGCCCAACTCCTTGTAACTCTGGTACGACTATGATGCCCTGCCCCACAGTTCAGGGTGTGAATGAGTAACCCAGCATCGGGCAATCTCATAAACACTACCGTATGGGGTTTCCCATCACAGGTTTTGTATCTGGATGTTGGgagaaatgttctttctttcttcttgggtcACTATATGGGAAGATGGAAGTCTGGACCACACTCCTCTCTTGTCCTATATATTTTGGGAGGATCCtgcctatattaaaaaagaatgggacAAACATACTGAGGGAAGCAAGACTAAGATGTTGAGAAAAagaatgttaatatttttgagtCTCTGAGGCCAGATCCTTTTCTAGAGCGAGGTAATAAATCTCATTTTTGCTTACTCCTTGGAGtaaaatttttgtcatttgcaaccaAGAAAGTTAATGAGCTTCCCCATAATTATGCAATTAGGAAGGCTGCAAAGCTGGTTTTAAACCCATGTCTGGCTCCAAGGTTTGTGCTCTATGTAATAGTTTGTTTAGCTTATATGACTATGAGCCAGGGATTTTAAGTtagtcaagatacagaaataaagggTAGGAAGTGCACATGATCCCAACTGACAGATCTACTGGGTATAACCCCAAGTATTAGAATTCAAGTTCAAATTGTGAGGAAGAGCAAAATTGCACAACCTTTCCacgaagaaaaaataaagtatttctttttcttctagccTAAATCACCACAGATAGTAGAATGAGTTCTTAGGAGAGTAACTGAATATTTCCTGTGACTTTCGGTATAAGTATCTCTTCATCTAAGCCAAAGGATCCAGTATAGCAGACTGAGGCAATGCCAGTGATTTGTGGGTATGACCGAAAGGTCGAAGGATGGTTGATAATTAAGTGGAGCTCAATAATTAGAATTTGACCTGTGCTCCTGGATCCACATGTTTTTCTCTGTCATGTTGCATGGTTTGTGACAAGCAGATCCCAACATACAAGATCTCTACTTTTCATTCAGTCTCAAGCCATTCAGACCCTGCCAGCTGAACGACTGTCATTTACCACCAGGTAAAATTCAACATGTTTTCCCTGTAAGTtggcatttaaagaaatataacaaaaactACTGTAAGTACAAgtagaaaattacaaatatacatCCATACAGTTCTccatacatgcacacaaatatCAACTGTCCATTTTTCAAGCACTcagacatcatttaaaaaaaccacatcAAAGTTCAAAATGACAAAACCTGAGTTGCTGACTAGGATATAgtaacagtaaaaatgaataattaaaggATACGCAGGACAGATTTGATGATTAAAAACCTCCTACACAGATCTTGGGTGAAACTGAAAGTATCAAAATAGCAGGTTCAGCATGGTTGAGAGTTCTAACCGTAGACAGAACATTATAAATCTGAACCCATGATAATGCTTAAACCTTTCCTTAGATGTGGATTCATGGAATTCTCTATAACTAAATAAGAAAGAATACAGACAAACAGCAAAACCGTTAGTTCAAGAAGTGAGAAAAGGAACTGCAAAACAAACCTAGGGAAGGAGAAAGTTACTGATAATAAGTAAAAGTACGGTAAATACATTAGGGTATGAGTATTCTTTTTAGAGAACTGATAAGTTGAAGATTGATTCTTTGAGGAAAAATTGGCAAATCAATACTTAGTCTAATAGAAGAATGATACATAATTGCTTTGAATGTGATAAGCAGGACTTCATGactttttttgtaattataaaaagaatatatgctcaacaataacaataaaaattagaaaataaaagcaacataaaCAAAACCGTTTTGGATGGATGGCTACCAGACATAGTGTGATAGGTCATTTCACAGTGTCTATCAATATcaaatattaatatcaaatatcaatactgatataatgttgtatgtccatcaaatctcatttcatttttgacccctcccccctttttgCTTGCTACATGCTTGTTTTAAATTATAGCTGACCCCTGAACAACAGGGTTTGGGGACAGTGAGCCCTGCGCCGTCAAAAATCCACATCTAACTTTTGATTCCCACAAAACCTAGCTACCACTTGTCTACTGTTGACACGAACCCTACCGGTAACAGATAACTGATTAACAcagattttgtatgttacatgtagtacacactatattcttacaatagagcaagctacagaaaagaatgttaagaaaatcataggaagagaaaatacatctgtAGTACAGTCATActctatttattgaaaaaaaaattgtgcatcAGTGGGCCTGGgcaattcaaacccatgttgaTCAAGAGTCAACTCTAACTTATTTTTCTCCCACAGCATCGCCATCCCTTCCCCACTGATACCCTCAGTGTCTCATCTTTCTAAGACTTTCATCTTAGAAATATCTTTGAAAAGTTATTTCCGTTTTGTACTGTCACGTGTACTTTGACCCTGACACTTCGGATCCGCAACTGTAGCCTTCATGCCTGGGTCACTGTGGAAACTTCTCAGCTGGTTTAACTGTTCCCACTTTTTGGTCCATCGGGCACCGTAACCGGCACgagctcttctctctcctggggGCTGAGCAGTGCGTTCCCGTTACCGGCTCGGCCGGTGGGGCGCGGGTGTGGACGGGTGGGACTTGGTGGGACTTGGGTTAAATGTCCACACCTCTGTCCTCGCACTCTCTGATCCCCAACGGCTGTCTCCTGCCCGGCAGAGGGACAAGCGGGGAGCAACCAGCGGGCCAGCAGCCCCGGCACCTCCCTGTCTCCCCCCGGGGTAACCGGGCCGCACAGCGCGGCTCTTCCGCGGCCCTCGACGGACGCACTCTGAGTCCTTGCTTTGCACGGACGGTTTTCTCGGGCAGGAATTCCCTGACCCCATTTCCCTTCCTGGCGAACAAACCCCTACGTACCCTTCCAGGTCCGGCGCAAACATCCCCACCGTCCGGCCCGCGACCTCGCGGGGCGCCGAGGCCCCGCGGGCGCTGCAGGGAACGAAGGTCCGGCCCCGGCGGCCACCGACCGGTCGGTGTGACCCGGGCGAGGAACCGCGCTGATGTCCGCAGCACAGGAACGGGTATTATGCCGCCGGGACAGCCTTTCCAAGGCACTGAAAACATCCGTGAGAAAATGTTCTCTAGGGTGAAAACCACTGGACACATTTAACTTTGTCGTTGCTCTCAGCCCTGCttggatttttctgtttgttcagtGCGAAACTCAACTACCCTTACCCCGCCGCCCCGATTTGTTCGTTTGTTCAGTGCGAAACTCAACCACCCTTACCCCGCCGCCCGATTTGTTCGTTTGTTTCTACAGtccccttcttctcttcccttctcgtAGTTCTCTCCCGCCCCCCTTGTCTTTGGCGACTTGCCTGTCTACACGGAACTTCGGGATCCGAGGGCGCCGCTTGCCCTTGCTGGTACATTTTACCGTTAAAGTAAGTGATTTTAGTAACAGACGGCGGTGGGGCGGTTGTGGGCGTGCGGGAATCCAAACCCCACCAAACTCTGCGTTATCAATGGCAAAGTTCTGGGAGCCGAGACCTGAGACGAGCAGGACCGGAGCCAGTTTGCAGGGCCCGGTTGGCTCCCGTCGGGACCTCTGCAGCCCGCGCACGAGCCCGCGCTGAGATGCCGGAACCCCAGGAAGGTGGGTGTCGTGGCGAGCCCGGAATTCCGGGAACGGAGCACAAATGGGCGAAGACCACAACTCCCGGTGTGCACCGCGGCCGGGACGCGTTCTATTCCCGGCTTGTCTCCTCATTCTTTCCGGTTCTTACGATAGAGACTGCTCTGTAGGAGCTGCTTAGTGGTAATTACAGAGAGTGTAAGCTTCTGTGGTGTCGCGGGGGCTCACAGTAGCTCACGGGGTGCCTCCTGTTCGTCTGGTGGTTCCCTGTGGCATCGCGGAACTCACTGTCCGACCGCCCGGGTTTCCACGGGGACACTAAGTGTTGACGGACGCTGTGGCGCGGCAGTTTAATTCTCCGGCGGCGGCTGATTGAGCGGGACGAAATGGTCTTGACGGGGCTCATCAGGAAACTCGGTAACAGGCTGAGCGGCCCCTCGCTCCGTCACCCTCCTGTCGTGGCCACTTGCTGGGAATAGCCGTGCAGCATTCTCGAGGCCGGCCCACCCCGAGACCGCTTCCTCTCGTCCCGGCCTCGCCGGGGCAGCCCCCGGGGACCCGTCTGGGATTTCGCGTCCACTCCGCCGTTCGCGCCCCGAACGCACCGGAGGCCGCCTGTGAAAAAATCCGGTTTATTTCCCCCTTCGCCCTGCCCTCGTCCCCAGCGTCACGAAGCGGGTGGTCGGGTCGGTCCGGGTGGGCGTCTCCTCGCGGGTGGGCGACGCGCCGCGCGCGGTGTTTTGACAGGGCACCCGCTGGCCGAGATCCGGGAGCGCGCGCTCGGGAACATCCTGCGCAAGCTGGAGCGCGGCCTGGTCCGCGGCGACGACCTGGCCCGGGAGAGGCCGCTGCTGCTGCACCTGCTGCGCTGGTTCGGCTTCCCGTCCGTGCCGCTGAGGGAGGAGGCGCTCGGCCTGCTCAACACGCTGGCCAAGGTAGGGTCGTTCTGAAGTGAACGCGCGCGAGCCAGGGCTGCCCAGTCAGTTCGTTGCAGCACTTTTCGGGGAAGTGAAGTAATTGCAACTTTGTTCCCCCTTAAACTCACGAGGGATGTTGAATTTGAATTCCTCGGGGTCTGGGAGGCTCGCGTGGACTCCCGCGTTGCGTCTGCTGCGCTCCCTGGAGGAGCAGCCTCTGGCTTCCGGCGTGTCCTGGTTCTTGGGAATCCTCTTCGGACGCCGGCAGAGCGGTCCTCCTGCTTTTCGTTTCGTGCGGTCGTTGGGTTATGCGGCCGTCGACGCGTCTGTGTGCGAGAGCGCGCGGTCAGAGGGCACGGCGCAGAGCGTGGACAGAAACCCCTCACGGACGTCACCCTGCgtcttctgtctcagttttcCGGCTGGAGGGCCCTCAGCCCGTGCTCAGAGTAGTTGTCAGGGTTCAGAGGTCAAGCGTGCGGGCGTGACCTTTCCGAGCTGTCACTGGGCTGCGGTCAGAGGGCGTCGTTGCTTTGGCGTTCTCTGGCTGCGGTAGGAGAGGGTAGGCTGGGAGCCCACGGCCAGAGGCGATCCGTTCAGTAAGCAGACGGGAGTTGACCGCGAGCATTTCTAGTGCTCCGCGTCTGGGCTTTTCAGGACTTACCCCGTGGGTTACTCGTCTCTATAAATCTGTTTCAGACACATGGAAGTTCTTTACTTTTCCCTATGTCAAtacaagctttatttttttttaaaaaaggagcatCTAGAATACTAAGaataatttcatgtttttgttgCTGTCAGACAGAATGTAGAAATTTTGCTACATATGGTTGCTCTCAAGACTCTCCCCTTCTTATTTCAGTATCCGCCCGCCGTCCAGCATTTGGTCGACCTTGGTGCCGTCGAGTTCTTATCTAAACTTCGTTCTAACGTGGAGCCCAATCTGCAGGCTGAAATCGATGGCATTCTGGATGgactttttattcttccttcagaAGATGCTGCACTGTATCCTGCATCTTACCAAACCAGACAAACTGGTAACTCTTTGGAATCAATCTGATGCATTCtgttaaaatagaaatgtattggTTCTAGTGGTTAATTCTAAGGAGAGGGacctgag
This DNA window, taken from Mustela erminea isolate mMusErm1 chromosome 13, mMusErm1.Pri, whole genome shotgun sequence, encodes the following:
- the LOC116571672 gene encoding uncharacterized protein LOC116571672 → MRRQAGNRTRPGRGAHRELWSSPICAPFPEFRARHDTHLPGVPASQRGLVRGLQRSRREPTGPCKLAPVLLVSGLGSQNFAIDNAEFGGVWIPARPQPPHRRLLLKSLTLTVKCTSKGKRRPRIPKFRVDSALERLSRRHNTRSCAADISAVPRPGHTDRSVAAGAGPSFPAAPAGPRRPARSRAGRWGCLRRTWKDSNPERTWCPSDMLIMLAVCLELTGLTLLSHRKTANRILLIRPCNLCCNWCHSQWSNIQMRVKHRNQIMVSGSEAGWT